In Sesamum indicum cultivar Zhongzhi No. 13 unplaced genomic scaffold, S_indicum_v1.0 scaffold00205, whole genome shotgun sequence, a single window of DNA contains:
- the LOC105179778 gene encoding uncharacterized protein LOC105179778: MEEVIEGGPWLFQGQPIVLQKWEPGMAMRKLKDTQAPVWIKLRHLPMEFWTTYGLSTVASGVGKPLYPDAITRACTRLDFARVCVMVDVSQNLPNHVIIMTPDEDGGETPCKVYVKYEWLPPKCLDCMTLGHSVMECPLNKSKKTTKPPVAVYVPKPFTARAPTEPVRVQTTKPRKDCEVVDGMKDGDNPAESNVTKQDNWGKEVVIYNAFEALHFIDNTDEQSGGPNTSSPIGCDPC; this comes from the coding sequence ATGGAGGAGGTGATCGAGGGGGGACCGTGGCTATTTCAAGGACAGCCAATAGTTCTCCAGAAATGGGAACCAGGGATGGCCATGAGGAAACTGAAAGATACACAAGCACCCGTTTGGATCAAGCTGAGGCACCTTCCAATGGAATTTTGGACAACATATGGATTGAGTACTGTTGCGAGTGGAGTGGGAAAGCCACTTTATCCAGATGCGATAActagagcatgcacgagactggacttcgctcgagTATGCGTGATGGTGGACGTCTcacaaaatttaccaaatcaTGTCATCATCATGACtccagatgaagatggcggGGAGACACCATGCAAAGTGTATGTCAAATACGAATGGCTCCCACCAAAATGCTTGGATTGTATGACATTGGGGCACTCGGTTATGGAATGTCCACTTAATaaatccaagaaaacaacaaaaccaCCAGTGGCTGTGTATGTACCAAAACCTTTCACCGCCCGGGCACCAACCGAACCCGTTAGGGTACAGACAACAAAACCGCGTAAGGACTGTGAGGTGGTTGATGGAATGAAGGATGGTGATAACCCTGCTGAAAGTAATGTTACCAAACAGGATAATTGGGGTAAGGAAGTGGTCATTTATAATGCGTTTGAAGCTTTACATTTTATTGACAATACAGATGAGCAATCTGGGGGTCCTAATACAAGCAGCCCCATAGGATGTGACCCATGCTGA